The following proteins come from a genomic window of Gossypium raimondii isolate GPD5lz chromosome 5, ASM2569854v1, whole genome shotgun sequence:
- the LOC105771149 gene encoding uncharacterized protein LOC105771149, with protein sequence MSRPGDWNCRSCQHLNFQRRDSCQRCGEPRPGGGDRGGDYGSFGGRGGSSFGFTGPDVRPGDWYCTVGNCGAHNFASRSSCFKCGAAKDESSGGFESDIPRMRGYGFSTGSSSRSNWKSGDWICTRSGCNEHNFASRMECFRCNAPRDSTHKSSY encoded by the exons ATGAGCAGGCCAGGAGACTGGAATTGCAGGTCATGCCAACACCTCAACTTCCAAAGGAGGGACTCATGCCAGCGCTGTGGAGAACCAAGACCTGGTGGTGGTGACAGAGGCGGCGACTATGGAAGCTTTGGTGGCAGGGGTGGCTCATCTTTCGGGTTTACTGGACCCGATGTTAGGCCTGGTGACTGGTATTGCACTGTGGGCAACTGCGGTGCTCACAACTTCGCCAGCAGGTCGAGCTGCTTCAAATGTGGTGCAGCCAAAGATGAATCATCTGGAGGATTTGAAAGTGACATCCCACGTATGAGGGGTTATGGTTTTAGCACTGGCAGCTCTAGTCGCTCTAACTGGAAATCTGGAGACTGGATTTGCACGAG GTCGGGTTGCAATGAACACAACTTTGCCAGCAGGATGGAATGTTTCAGATGCAATGCACCAAGGGACTCCACCCACAAATCTTcatactaa
- the LOC128041242 gene encoding receptor-like protein 15, with protein sequence MQPLAPRFQLNLISLSSCGDVGQFPHILFHQHDLRQVYLSNNNFREGFPNWLLNNNANLERLVLANSSLQGHFELPFLPHTDLSYLDVSENSFYTNLPIDIGEKLPSLSFLNMSKNQFHGSIPSSIGDMNFLEALDLSNNQLSGGLPEHLTMGCFSLTSLALSNNKLQGQMFSSNVNLTKLRELHLDGNHFSGKIPDSLSNCSFLSTLDLSNNVLSGEIPMSMENMSSLSTLDLSNNELSGDIPRWMGSMSNLEEIVMANNHLEGPFPKEFCHLNDLKLLDLSVNNISGRLPSCFSPLWISQVHLSRNKLEGALTNVFHNSTSLVTLDLSNNHLTGKIPRWIGNLSRLSFLLLNNNHFEGGIPIQLCKLGQLSLIDLSNNNLSGTIPPCLKITALNEISQEYVRYVTDIAQPPSSFSIDEPIEFRVKSMSYSYKGIVLTYLSGIDLSCNKLTGPIPPAFSNLKQIESLDLSHNNLSGKIPPQLVGLYRLSYFSVAYNNLSGSTPAWTAQFATFDESSYVGNPLLCGDPLKDCSTSGPSASLLPKASTENGLIDMISFYVTFVVSYVMAILSIACVLYINPYWRQAWFYYVGSISNCCYYFLEDHILPKRLHCGNM encoded by the exons ATGCAACCTTTGGCCCCAAGATTCCAATTGAACCTTATCAGTTTATCTAGTTGTGGAGATGTAGGACAATTTCCTCATATTTTGTTCCATCAACATGACTTAAGGCAAGTTTATCTCTCTAACAACAACTTTAGAGAGGGATTTCCAAATTGGTTGTTGAATAACAACGCAAATTTGGAAAGGTTAGTTCTTGCTAACAGCTCTCTCCAAGGTCATTTTGAGTTACCTTTCCTTCCGCATACGGACTTATCGTATTTGGATGTCTCAGAAAATTCATTCTATACCAATCTTCCAATTGATATTGGGGAAAAACTACCATCATTGTCGTTTCTGAACATGTCAAAAAATCAATTTCACGGTAGCATTCCCTCTTCGATTGGTGATATGAATTTCTTAGAAGCCTTGGACTTGTCCAATAATCAATTGTCTGGTGGGCTACCCGAGCATTTGACCATGGGCTGCTTTTCATTAACTTCCCTTGCACTGTCCAACAACAAATTGCAAGGGCAGATGTTCTCTTCAAATGTTAACCTTACAAAGTTGCGGGAGTTGCACTTAGATGGGAATCATTTCTCTGGGAAGATCCCAGATTCCTTGTCTAATTGCTCCTTTTTGTCAACATTGGATTTAAGCAATAACGTGCTTTCTGGGGAGATACCAATGTCGATGGAGAATATGTCAAGTTTGTCAACATTGGATTTAAGCAATAACGAGCTTTCTGGGGACATACCAAGGTGGATGGGGAGTATgtcaaatttggaagaaattgtGATGGCAAATAATCATCTTGAAGGTCCATTCCCAAAGGAGTTTTGCCATCTTAATGATCTTAAACTTCTAGACCTTTCAGTGAACAACATATCTGGGCGTCTTCCATCTTGTTTCAGCCCTTTATGGATAAGTCAAGTTCATTTATCAAGAAACAAGCTAGAAGGGGCACTCACAAATGTTTTTCATAATAGCACTAGCCTGGTGACATTAGATCTCAGCAATAATCACTTAACTGGGAAAATTCCACGTTGGATTGGCAACCTTTCTCGATTGAGTTTTCTTTTGCTAAATAACAACCATTTTGAAGGTGGGATTCCAATTCAGTTATGCAAATTGGGCCAGTTAAGCCTGATTGATCTTTCCAATAACAATCTTTCAGGTACAATTCCACCTTGCCTGAAGATTACAGCACTGAATGAAATATCCCAAGAATATGTTCGTTATGTCACTGATATTGCTCAACCTCCCAGTTCTTTCTCCATTGATGAACCGATAGAGTTCAGAGTGAAAAGCATGTCTTACTCTTATAAGGGAATTGTTCTCACATACTTATCTGGAATTGATCTCTCTTGCAACAAGTTGACAG GACCAATCCCACCGGCGTTTTCCAATCTGAAGCAAATTGAGAGTCTCGATCTTTCTCACAACAACTTGAGCGGGAAAATCCCTCCACAACTTGTGGGGTTATATAGGTTGTCTTATTTCAGTGTGGCATACAATAATTTATCTGGAAGTACACCTGCATGGACTGCACAATTTGCAACATTTGACGAAAGCAGCTATGTGGGAAATCCTCTTCTCTGTGGTGATCCATTGAAGGACTGCTCAACATCAGGACCATCAGCATCTTTATTGCCAAAAGCATCGACTGAAAATGGTTTGATTGATATGATTTCCTTTTATGTGACTTTCGTTGTGTCTTATGTTATGGCAATCCTGAGTATTGCATGTGTGCTTTACATTAATCCATACTGGAGACAAGCATGGTTCTATTATGTTGGGTCAATAAGCAATTGCTGCTACTATTTTTTGGAAGACCATATTCTGCCTAAAAGGCTCCACTGTGGAAATATGTAA
- the LOC128041325 gene encoding receptor-like protein 1, with amino-acid sequence MNFLEALDLSNNQLSGGLPEHLTMGCFSLTSLALSNNKLQGQMFSSNVNLTKLRELHLDGNHFSGKIPDSLSNCSFLSTLDLSNNVLSGEIPMSMENMSSLSTLDLSNNELSGDIPRWMGSMSNLEEIVMANNHLEVNNISGRLPSCFSPLWISQVHLSRNKLEGALTNVFHNSTSLVTLDLSNNHLTGKIPRWIGNLSRLSFLLLNNNHFEGGIPIQLCKLGQLSLIDLSNNNLSGTIPPCLKITALNEISQEYVRYVTDIAQPPSSFSIDEPIEFRVKSMSYSYKGIVLTYLSGIDLSCNKLTGEIPSEVKNLRNIYALNLSHNNLIGPIPPAFSNLKQIESLDLSHNNLSGKIPPQLVGLYRLSYFSVAYNNLSGSTPAWTAQFATFDESSYVGNPLLCGDPLKDCSTSGPSASLLPKASTENGLIDMISFM; translated from the exons ATGAATTTCTTAGAAGCCTTGGACTTGTCCAATAATCAATTGTCTGGTGGGCTACCCGAGCATTTGACCATGGGCTGCTTTTCATTAACTTCCCTTGCACTGTCCAACAACAAATTGCAAGGGCAGATGTTCTCTTCAAATGTTAACCTTACAAAGTTGCGGGAGTTGCACTTAGATGGGAATCATTTCTCTGGGAAGATCCCAGATTCCTTGTCTAATTGCTCCTTTTTGTCAACATTGGATTTAAGCAATAACGTGCTTTCTGGGGAGATACCAATGTCGATGGAGAATATGTCAAGTTTGTCAACATTGGATTTAAGCAATAACGAGCTTTCTGGGGACATACCAAGGTGGATGGGGAGTATgtcaaatttggaagaaattgtGATGGCAAATAATCATCTTGAAG TGAACAACATATCTGGGCGTCTTCCATCTTGTTTCAGCCCTTTATGGATAAGTCAAGTTCATTTATCAAGAAACAAGCTAGAAGGGGCACTCACAAATGTTTTTCATAATAGCACTAGCCTGGTGACATTAGATCTCAGCAATAATCACTTAACTGGGAAAATTCCACGTTGGATTGGCAACCTTTCTCGATTGAGTTTTCTTTTGCTAAATAACAACCATTTTGAAGGTGGGATTCCAATTCAGTTATGCAAATTGGGCCAGTTAAGCCTGATTGATCTTTCCAATAACAATCTTTCAGGTACAATTCCACCTTGCCTGAAGATTACAGCACTGAATGAAATATCCCAAGAATATGTTCGTTATGTCACTGATATTGCTCAACCTCCCAGTTCTTTCTCCATTGATGAACCGATAGAGTTCAGAGTGAAAAGCATGTCTTACTCTTATAAGGGAATTGTTCTCACATACTTATCTGGAATTGATCTCTCTTGCAACAAGTTGACAGGTGAGATTCCCAGCGAAGTGAAAAACTTGCGAAATATTTATGCTTTGAATTTGTCTCACAACAATTTGATAGGACCAATCCCACCGGCGTTTTCCAATCTGAAGCAAATTGAGAGTCTCGATCTTTCTCACAACAACTTGAGCGGGAAAATCCCTCCACAACTTGTGGGGTTATATAGGTTGTCTTATTTCAGTGTGGCATACAATAATTTATCTGGAAGTACACCTGCATGGACTGCACAATTTGCAACATTTGACGAAAGCAGCTATGTGGGAAATCCTCTTCTCTGTGGTGATCCATTGAAGGACTGCTCAACATCAGGACCATCAGCATCTTTATTGCCAAAAGCATCGACTGAAAATGGTTTGATTGATATGATTTCCTTTATGTGA
- the LOC105770733 gene encoding receptor-like protein 1 yields the protein MHGGEIRHYSDLVRETKNPHELQNLEFMHIEDTSLENNFLHKIGAMPSIKQLSLTGCGLNGTLHTQGFCGLTNLRLLDMSNNNLKGTLPECFYNFTSLENLDLSSNQLSGDVSALKSLTSLVELRLSNNYFKIPSSLEPFFNLSKLKHFNADNNTIYIESEMQPLAPRFQLNLISLSSCGDVGQFPHILFHQHDLRQVYLSNNNFREGFPNWLLNNNANLERLVLANSSLQGHFELPFLPHTDLSYLDVSENSFYTNLPIDIGEKLPSLSFLNMSKNQFHGSIPLRLVI from the exons atgcatggcggtgagattagacacTATAGTGATCTTgtgcgtgagacaaaaa ATCCACATGAGTTGCAGAATTTGGAATTCATGCACATAGAAGATACTTCTCTTGAAAACAACTTTCTTCACAAAATTGGTGCAATGCCTTCTATCAAGCAACTAAGCTTAACGGGTTGTGGACTCAATGGCACCTTACATACCCAAG GTTTTTGTGGCTTGACAAATCTCAGACTCTTGGATATGAGCAACAATAATCTGAAGGGTACTTTGCCAGAATGTTTTTACAATTTCACATCTCTTGAGAATTTAGATCTCTCTTCCAATCAGTTATCTGGAGATGTATCTGCCCTTAAGTCTTTAACATCCCTCGTAGAGTTGAGACTTTCAAACAATTATTTCAAAATCCCAAGCTCATTGGAGCCCTTCTTCAACCTTTCAAAACTCAAGCATTTCAATGCGGACAACAATACCATATACATTGAAAGTGAGATGCAACCTTTGGCCCCAAGATTCCAATTGAACCTTATCAGTTTATCTAGTTGTGGAGATGTAGGACAATTTCCTCATATTTTGTTCCATCAACATGACTTAAGGCAAGTTTATCTCTCTAACAACAACTTTAGAGAGGGATTTCCAAATTGGTTGTTGAATAACAACGCAAATTTGGAAAGGTTAGTTCTTGCTAACAGCTCTCTCCAAGGTCATTTTGAGTTACCTTTCCTTCCGCATACGGACTTATCGTATTTGGATGTCTCAGAAAATTCATTCTATACCAATCTTCCAATTGATATTGGGGAAAAACTACCATCATTGTCGTTTCTGAACATGTCAAAAAATCAATTTCACGGTAGCATTCCTCTTCGATTGGTGATATGA